gcaaatattcattcaacaaagtgccagaagttgtatctactgatcctttgggattggttgttgaaagaaaggtttctgaggctcttaaaagacaaatgactgttgtttcttcgtctgatgaggagggagaagatttcttggctccaagagatggtgttcctgatgaattctaccaagctcttgccgctgtgactaagcatttcaagaaaaagtatttcaaagtgaggccaactaacaacaatcttcgtacttcatcaacaagtgcatttccaaataaggaacaatatcattacaagagttttgaacaaggtgaatcaagtggttccaagaacggagataagaaagcagaaactgagaaacaaatcgtggaaaaggaaaaacatctgacaaaaagtgttacaactgtggagttcctggtcattttgctatggattgcaagctgcctcgcaagaagaattataaatactacaagcagaagatgcttttggcaaagcaagttgaagccggacaagccttgattgctgaagatgacaagtggcttttgctatctgatgatgaagatgaagatctgtctgcaaatgtatgtttcatggcaaggttgagcaaagacaaagtgttggaggctgacagcattgacgaggaatatcccgatgatgaggtaaatctcgactctatattttcatcaattaaggataaagagttttgtagaattgccttatcaaacttgacaaatcattacacttctttagccaacaaaaacaagaaatgaaaaatagcattttattttcaaaaagggagtacacaaaacttcttgaagaaaattctaaactactttttgagtatgatgctatgaaacaagaatttcaaaactataaagaacaaatgttggttaaagaatgtgagatgaatgcgtctcctgattttaagttattggaaaagtgccataatttagaaaagaccattcttgatcttgaaaaaagccaatcaagatcttgaagttcaatagaccaatgaatggcttcgggcaaatgcaagacaaatggatgttgatattctgaataagaagcttcaagaagctacaccaaaacaattgaactcgaaagaaaagtttctgatttaaatcataattgttttttaaaaggcattgagattgaaaaacttgaaagacaaattgaggaacataaaaagaatatacttttctatcaagaaaagttgtacaaagttgaacaaaatcctcttttggatttcactgcctatttcaataaatcaaagattgatagatcgaaacttcttcttgggttgggttttgagaatatcactccattgcaaaaagcaaaagaagaaattataccttgtgtatgatgagaaatttttgagacttggtatggtacaacaattcattggatgacgaatttgagactgataaagttgagaagattcaaaagaataaatttttggttaattatgatgctatcaatacttcttatgaaacgaaaaattcaacaatttttgaattagaagagattgcgtctaattttcaaaaccaagaatttgtcatttctccaccaaaaccaactaaattgtatattccatccacattttggaaaaacaaatagaaggtttacaacaaacagtggaatctcaacaaaaagtcattcataatctacagtctcaaagtccgaattcgaagaatgaatcagttgttgttgatatcaacaaagtttgtgtgaatatttctacccaaactgatttcagtctctcagtagaccatttcactcagactacttgtgattcatctacaagttcatccacccagaccgtgACTAACTCCTTTTGTTGAACCATCTTCttaggtgaataactcctttgaggtgtacgagaacgactcgaacttacactactagaagtagtattttGTGAAGGTCCTTGTCgttttggtgtcttagatctattgaaattaatccCTTGATCTGTAATAGTAGACtcaccatatgacacatttttaagtagcttaacataattttgtgcatttttattatcaggatgtctttttgcatacccctcataataatctcttttatatgCGAGTATTGTgctgaagctacttgttcaactaatttacccttccctttagtattaggaatatcaccaaCATCTTTGACTTGAccgtcattcttaggattcttgaccttcctatttggacattcaatagctatatgacctttctcacgacaagtatattATAACTTTTCGGTCATAGTTTATTGCATTCCGTAGCACTAAACCcataatatatacaaagaaagaaatatttaatatatgtaatcTAGTAAATCAATGTACTCATACAAATATGTAATCcactgttcaaaaagaaaaaaaggaaaaaagaaagaaaaagaaagtccAATGCAATACATCACAAAACATACAAAACCTAACAactttcaatatttatttatcaaaatcatgtCAAGTTATGAACAAAAGtacatatataacaaatcaCATATATTAATATCACATACTAAAATAAATGagaatagaaaaataaaaatatagatatgataTCAATTAGGGTTAAGTCATTGGATGACCATCGTACTTTCCTTCttttacatggttgcccatcaaaccagaaaactaagctgtatgaccaacatacttttcaaagttgtacacggttgaccaaaagtttacctttttaccggttacattattttttatgacTTGGCAATGACGTCGCAATTTGAaaagtcactggatgaccatCGTACTTACTTCTTGTACGTGGTTGtccatcaaaccagaaaactaagcttaatttgaaaaataatgtaaccagtaaaaaggtaaatttttggtcaaccgtgtataaatttgaaaagtatgttggtcatacaaCTTAATTTTCCggtttgatgggcaaccatgtacaagaaggaaaATACGATGGTCATGCAATGAATTAACCCCTAAAAGAAAATACGTTTAACTGGCTATCACCGGTCAACCAgtcaacttttggtcaaccgtgtacaaatttgaaaagtatgttggtcataaagcttagttttctggtttgatgggcaaccatgtagAAGAAGGAAAGTACTATGATCATCTAGTGACTTAACCTTATCAATTAATGAAAATTTGACCTGGGTTAGGCTATGTAAagcaaatttttaaaaagattgtaATAAAAAAGGCTAACTTACATACCTTTATACATCTAATTTGTTAAAAGATGGTTGtttgatttattgatttaaaGAGTACAAACcgatgacatttttttttttttgactttctAAACATGTTGTAAAAGTcaatgtaaattatttcaaactagaaaaagaaaaaaataaataatagctTCAAATCACATTTATGGGAGAGATTTTGAGAAGACCGGGATACTTTGTGGGTGTCTAAAAAAATTATCTGGATCAACTATGTCTTTGATGCGAATCAACTTTTCAAAGTTGCATCTCTTCCAGTACCTTTCGCCCCATTTACTAGCTTCTTCATAATTATCAGTTCCCACACCCAAATCAAGATCATTATAATTCGAGTACGCCTCCCTTGGGTTCTTTGACACATAAGGCGTTATATACTCATTTAAGCTTCTCAGCCAATTTATACGCCGAAGTGATTCTGGGGTACTATCGGATATTTGATCGTTAAAATTAACCTGTTGATGAAATTGGTACAACACCCCAGCTCTATGAGGATATGGAATTGCTGTCTCTGAATACTCATCATTCTTCCCACCAAAAGAGTGCATGAATAGAATCTCTGATCCGTCGTTTTCAAAGATCTTTTTCCATATCCTTTTGAGTCCGGTTATTGGGATTGGTGTTTTGACATAGTCTAGTTTGTTTTTGCCATTTAGAAAAAATGTGGAAGACCGGGTTAGAAGAATCTCCGGCGAGGTGTTGCTTGTATAACCTCCAAATACAAGGGAGGCTTGAACCATTCTCATTTCTTCACAAATTTCTCGCGTGACATTCAGTTCCGGGAACTTTTTATCTAGCAATAGAAGCAATGTGTCAATTTTGCCGTAATAAATTCCATTGAATATCGTATTAATGGTCTTTTTGGTACTGTTTGTTATATCTACGCTAGATATTGTAACTCTTATGCTTAAATTTTTATCAATACTTGGTACAACGTATTGAAATTTATGCAAAACTTCTGTCGCATCTTCTTCCAAAGTTTTGCTAACGGAGAAAACAGTTACTAACTTTGGCACACGAACCAACCTCAGCTTCCAAGCAAGAACTATTCCGAAACttgatgcaccaccaccacGAATAGCCCAAAACAAATCTTTGCCCATTGACAATTTATCAAGAATATTTCCATTGACATCCATGAATCGAACATCCACAACATTATCAGCACCAGTACCATACTTTCTAATCATGTGTCCATAGCCGCCGCCACTCAAGAACCCACTAATACCCACTGTGGGACAAACACCAGCAGGGAAATACAATGTATCAGTTTTTTTAGATATAGCGTAATACACTTCACCAAGTACAACGCCACTCTGGACCCAAGCGATCCTATTTGCAACATTAACGTCTACTGATCTCATATTATTAAGATCAAGCATAACAAATGGAACATCAGCTGTGGACGAAAGGCCCTCTAAGTCATGGCCTCCACACCTGATTCTCATCTCGTATCCGTGTTTCTTGCTGCATAAAAGAGTAGTTCTGAACTGGGATTCGTCGACAGGAGTGACAACAACCGACGGTTTGGAAGTGGAAGATTTAATGAATCTAagaccaatctccataccttcagtctctcaaactgagctaattcatcttgcattgctttaacccactctggatcacaaagagcttcagagactgttttgggttcgatgttactcagtgaaagtgcaacaagacactcattgactgtagtacgggtagaaacaccagcttgtggatctccgatgatctgttctgtaggatgatcttcgCGCATAcgcgaccacttgttgtcatgaggaagaggatcttgttgatgaatgtcaacattatcatcattaaatccagagttctgttgagaaatggaatcgtagctcggaagaactctttcctcaaaatttggatgatcaaaatccagtggtacatacacatttggagtatttgatggatttgttgtttgggtgatttgagaaggttgttcttgaacattcttttgaaaataaatatcacttggagatgattcttcttgctctgaagaatttgaagatgattcacgattgttgttaggaactggttcatttgtttgaataggatcattgttcggaattggtccattgatgacttgaggttccttttcttgaatcggttttgaattatagaattcttcgaaaagaatatctagctcttcacttgttggagttggatatttcttgaactttgaagctaaggttgacgtccttgaggaagcacttggagtacttggatcactaattgttggtagcaaactttcttgttcaaatatcatgccagacatctcgtcaaaccaaacattcatggtttcttgaatcgtgtttgttcgacgattaaagatgcgatatgcaatcgatgtctttgagtaaccaacaaagtaaccttcgtcaccttttctttcaaactttccaacattttcccgatcattcaaggtataacagacacacccaaaaatatggaagtaattgatgttgggtttgtgtttgttaataacctcataaggagtcttctcatgacgctgattgatgatggaccgattttgagtgtgacaggcagtgtcaacagcttcagcccacatatttgatggtaacttggaataagcaagcattgtccttgctgcttccaccagcgtacggtttctcctttcaacgacaccattttgttgcggggtacgagcagcagagaattggtgagtaatgccttttgatttgcaaaattcatcgaagatggcatttttgaactcagtaccgttatctgaacggatataacggactggaagttgaagattcacttgagtggaagtgatgaaatcgatcaaaatttgagttgtttcatcttttgaagcaagaaacttgacccaagtgtatcttgaataatcatcaacgataaccagaatatatctcttcccgtttctgctttgtactttcataggcccacaaagatccatgtgaagcaaatgaagaggtgccaaagtatgtggaatcttctttggtttatgagaagttctcttgatcttcccaactgcacaagaaggacagacatgctcactctcatacttgtagtcaggcaagcctacaacaagttgcttgttgactaaagcattgatggtttgataattcaagtgagacagccttctatgccacaaccaagaatttttcgaagtagcttttgaaacaagaaagatattatcagttggttggttatcatcaagattaactatGAAAAGATTCtcatcacgatctccgcataggatatcaattccatctagagtttggactttgcacagagattgttggaaaagaacttgaaggttgttgtcacagaactgtccaacactgaacaagttatgactcaggccttcaacataatggactttcttaatgacaattccgtttctttcaatatctccataacctagaattggagcgaaattgttgtttccgaaacgaacagttcccatgaatctttcaacaaaattcttgagcaatgatttattgccagtcatgtgttttgaacacccggaatcgagtatccataaacagatggttatttcctgcaatcaaaaattttaaccgactttaggtacccacttaagacgggtcctttgtggttagttaacacaggcagaggatataacttaggatatgcatacaaacatgctttcgaatcaatatgagcattaacaagcacaccatcaataagcacattcgtataaaaagtacgcacattcacatttgaattaaaagtaacatgtttaacaacATTCAAACAAGCAtgaccattatcattgtttacagccccacaaggcatggccttggatttattaacattgttcactaaagatgaattgtttaaatcaacagaaactcttttctttctgttaccaacactctttctcctcctcctcttcttcttttcctcaacagacaattgcttaaaattgatcttaggttctaatgacttaggaacccatttggtctttccacctgttgaatggacactaagaagatt
Above is a genomic segment from Erigeron canadensis isolate Cc75 unplaced genomic scaffold, C_canadensis_v1 Conyza_canadensis_unscaffolded:299, whole genome shotgun sequence containing:
- the LOC122584464 gene encoding tetrahydrocannabinolic acid synthase-like is translated as MEIGLRFIKSSTSKPSVVVTPVDESQFRTTLLCSKKHGYEMRIRCGGHDLEGLSSTADVPFVMLDLNNMRSVDVNVANRIAWVQSGVVLGEVYYAISKKTDTLYFPAGVCPTVGISGFLSGGGYGHMIRKYGTGADNVVDVRFMDVNGNILDKLSMGKDLFWAIRGGGASSFGIVLAWKLRLVRVPKLVTVFSVSKTLEEDATEVLHKFQYVVPSIDKNLSIRVTISSVDITNSTKKTINTIFNGIYYGKIDTLLLLLDKKFPELNVTREICEEMRMVQASLVFGGYTSNTSPEILLTRSSTFFLNGKNKLDYVKTPIPITGLKRIWKKIFENDGSEILFMHSFGGKNDEYSETAIPYPHRAGVLYQFHQQVNFNDQISDSTPESLRRINWLRSLNEYITPYVSKNPREAYSNYNDLDLGVGTDNYEEASKWGERYWKRCNFEKLIRIKDIVDPDNFFRHPQSIPVFSKSLP